The Streptomyces tendae genome has a window encoding:
- a CDS encoding MarR family winged helix-turn-helix transcriptional regulator: protein MDDKQLAEELRLTIGQLVRTVRSADTMPPGEAAILGYLDRSGPLTTADVAQQRGVSHQSAAKAVKELLAQGLVRAEAHPSDGRKLLLHLTSTGRERLAEERQRRADWLSTAIDGALSPEERKTLEAALPLLTRLASHLAGK, encoded by the coding sequence GTGGACGACAAGCAGCTGGCTGAAGAACTTCGCCTGACCATCGGACAGCTCGTACGCACCGTGCGCAGCGCCGACACGATGCCGCCCGGCGAGGCTGCCATCCTGGGCTACCTGGACCGCAGCGGCCCACTGACCACCGCCGACGTCGCACAACAGCGTGGAGTCAGTCATCAGTCGGCTGCCAAGGCGGTCAAAGAGCTCCTGGCTCAGGGTCTTGTGCGTGCCGAGGCTCACCCCAGCGACGGGCGTAAGTTGCTGCTCCACCTGACGTCAACGGGAAGAGAGCGTCTTGCCGAAGAGCGTCAACGGCGTGCCGACTGGCTCAGCACCGCGATCGACGGTGCCCTCAGTCCCGAGGAACGCAAGACGCTGGAGGCGGCGTTGCCTCTGCTGACACGACTTGCCTCACACCTGGCCGGCAAATAG
- a CDS encoding TetR family transcriptional regulator, with the protein MSHSMPATPARRSDVTRRAILDAARERFAADGYERATIRAIAQHAKIDPSMVMRYYGNKEGLFAAAVAIDLRLPDPASFPREEAGRVLVTHFLDTWEQNEVLTALLRVGVTNEAGAGRMRGIFSDQLLPLALRVCPDPEQAPARAALVSSQLLGLALTRYVLRFPPAAELHPEEITAWLAPTVQHYLTAPHPGT; encoded by the coding sequence ATGAGTCACAGCATGCCCGCCACCCCCGCCCGCCGCTCCGACGTCACCCGCCGGGCCATCCTCGACGCGGCCCGCGAGCGGTTCGCCGCCGACGGCTACGAGCGCGCCACCATCCGCGCCATCGCCCAGCACGCGAAGATCGACCCGTCCATGGTCATGCGCTACTACGGCAACAAGGAGGGCCTGTTCGCGGCGGCCGTCGCCATCGACCTCCGGCTGCCCGACCCGGCCTCGTTTCCCCGGGAGGAGGCCGGCCGGGTGCTGGTGACGCACTTCCTGGACACGTGGGAGCAGAACGAGGTGCTCACCGCGCTGCTGCGGGTCGGCGTGACCAACGAGGCCGGCGCCGGGCGCATGCGGGGCATCTTCAGCGACCAACTCCTCCCGCTGGCCCTGCGGGTGTGCCCCGACCCCGAACAGGCGCCCGCGCGTGCCGCGCTGGTGTCCTCACAGCTGCTGGGCCTGGCGCTCACCCGCTACGTGCTGCGCTTCCCGCCCGCCGCCGAACTGCATCCCGAGGAGATCACGGCTTGGCTCGCACCCACCGTGCAGCACTACCTCACCGCGCCACACCCGGGGACGTGA
- a CDS encoding SDR family oxidoreductase, producing the protein MKVFIAGGRGRVGSRLADNLEAKGIEVVSGGLEDGIDVISGKGLSEALVGVDTIVNVLNTPRFDAEGAISFFEGAIDNLTVEGERAGVRHHIVLSIVGVGEGDASEIGYYLGKVAQEKAVRSASIPATIIRATQFQSYIPVLIDQHTVDGKVLAPRSFIQPVELDEVVDLLAEAVTTLEPGSVVEIAGPDRFYHDDLFRATLAHRGDHREVVTVDGQEPIEAMVPRGAYRTGSVRYPIAGIPTA; encoded by the coding sequence ATGAAGGTTTTCATCGCTGGTGGGCGCGGCCGTGTGGGGTCCCGCCTCGCGGACAACCTGGAGGCCAAGGGCATCGAGGTGGTCTCAGGAGGACTGGAGGACGGAATCGACGTGATCTCGGGTAAGGGGCTCTCCGAGGCTCTCGTCGGAGTCGACACCATCGTGAACGTCCTCAACACCCCCCGTTTTGACGCGGAGGGGGCGATCTCGTTCTTCGAGGGCGCGATCGACAACCTGACTGTGGAAGGCGAGCGGGCAGGTGTCCGCCATCACATCGTGCTCTCCATTGTCGGCGTCGGGGAAGGGGACGCGTCGGAGATCGGGTACTACCTCGGCAAGGTGGCGCAGGAAAAGGCCGTGCGATCCGCTTCGATCCCCGCCACCATTATCCGGGCCACTCAGTTCCAGAGCTACATTCCTGTCCTTATCGACCAGCACACCGTGGACGGGAAGGTTCTCGCTCCGAGGTCCTTCATCCAGCCCGTCGAGCTTGACGAAGTCGTCGATCTGCTCGCCGAGGCCGTCACGACGCTGGAGCCGGGGAGTGTGGTCGAGATCGCTGGACCCGACAGGTTTTACCACGACGACCTGTTCCGTGCCACTCTGGCCCATCGCGGAGACCATCGGGAGGTGGTGACCGTGGACGGCCAGGAGCCCATCGAGGCCATGGTTCCGCGGGGCGCGTACCGGACAGGCAGCGTGCGGTACCCGATCGCGGGGATTCCCACCGCCTGA
- a CDS encoding alpha/beta fold hydrolase: MSRWAVLVGQSLGGHAALLTAAAHPELVRALVPVEAGPGGRNPNERAGVGSWLDSWPTPFPSREAAAAFLGGGSVGAWAAGLEERADGWWPRFDLDVMVRSLSENAQCSFVHEWAQVVCPTLVVLARSGFITSRVADEMLRRRPATTAVTIPGAGHDLHLEQPEILHTVISDFLMSLT; the protein is encoded by the coding sequence CTGTCCCGATGGGCCGTCCTGGTCGGCCAGTCCCTGGGCGGGCACGCCGCCCTGCTCACCGCCGCCGCACACCCCGAACTCGTCCGCGCACTCGTGCCCGTCGAGGCCGGTCCCGGCGGCCGGAACCCGAATGAGCGCGCGGGCGTGGGGAGTTGGCTCGACTCATGGCCGACACCGTTCCCCTCACGCGAAGCGGCCGCCGCGTTCCTCGGAGGCGGATCCGTCGGCGCGTGGGCGGCCGGGCTGGAGGAACGCGCGGACGGGTGGTGGCCGCGCTTCGACCTGGACGTCATGGTCCGCTCGTTGTCGGAGAACGCACAGTGTTCCTTCGTGCACGAGTGGGCGCAGGTCGTCTGCCCCACTCTGGTTGTCCTGGCCCGGTCCGGCTTCATCACCTCCCGGGTAGCCGACGAGATGCTCCGGCGGCGGCCGGCCACCACGGCCGTGACCATCCCGGGCGCCGGCCACGACCTGCATCTGGAACAGCCCGAGATCCTGCACACCGTCATCTCGGACTTCCTCATGAGTCTCACCTGA
- a CDS encoding DUF4184 family protein: MPFTLSHPAAVLPLLRHPFSPAALVCGSLAPDMPYFLGTAGIPVSAQSWYEPLLNATTSHQVSGMAVPAVFGTMLLAAYALVRRPVAALLPAGLPLADGHGQGRVGGARRVGWVLLSLVIGIVTHLVWDSFTHADGYLVTHLGVLRSSLAGDLTVARALQHLSTAVGLLAVTHHLWRKARGTSSGGSVGRDTLSRTTRRALAAALSATVLAGAAANTASFSDYRGGPGPADRNGTRDATEAVLSDWVTGGGAALACAVLAYAGGWWTHRALRRTTARRSALTG; this comes from the coding sequence ATGCCGTTCACGCTCTCCCACCCGGCCGCCGTACTGCCGTTGCTGCGGCACCCGTTCTCGCCGGCCGCCCTGGTCTGCGGGTCCCTGGCTCCGGACATGCCGTACTTCCTCGGCACGGCCGGCATTCCGGTGAGCGCGCAGTCCTGGTACGAGCCGCTCCTCAACGCAACCACGTCCCACCAGGTGTCCGGCATGGCCGTGCCGGCGGTGTTCGGGACGATGCTGCTGGCGGCGTACGCGCTGGTGCGGCGGCCGGTGGCAGCCCTGCTGCCGGCCGGGCTCCCCCTTGCCGACGGACACGGGCAAGGACGCGTCGGGGGTGCGCGGCGGGTGGGCTGGGTCCTGTTGTCGCTCGTGATCGGCATCGTCACCCACCTCGTGTGGGACTCCTTCACGCACGCCGACGGGTACCTGGTGACCCACCTCGGCGTCCTGCGGTCCTCGCTGGCCGGCGACCTCACGGTGGCTCGCGCCCTCCAGCACCTGAGCACCGCCGTGGGCCTCCTGGCCGTCACGCACCACCTGTGGCGCAAGGCGCGCGGCACCTCTTCGGGAGGCAGCGTCGGGCGGGACACCCTGTCCAGGACCACCCGCCGCGCTTTGGCCGCCGCCCTGTCCGCCACCGTCCTGGCCGGTGCCGCGGCCAACACGGCCTCCTTCTCCGACTACCGGGGAGGCCCCGGTCCGGCCGACCGGAACGGCACGCGGGACGCGACGGAGGCGGTCCTGTCGGACTGGGTGACGGGCGGCGGCGCCGCTCTGGCCTGCGCGGTCCTGGCGTACGCCGGAGGGTGGTGGACGCACCGGGCACTGCGCCGCACCACCGCCCGCCGGTCGGCCCTCACGGGGTGA
- a CDS encoding FAD-dependent monooxygenase, producing the protein MNGTDTGESTGRAAGYPHPVIVVGAGPTGLLLAGDLAEAGVPVTLLEKRPHRISNLSRAFGVHARTLEQLDARGLADDLIATGSTLTGLRLFRRLSLDLSTLPSRFPFLLITPQYEVERLLERRAQRLGVRFQYESELLALRQDADGVDIDVRTGDGSTVTRRAVYVVGTDGHHSAVRRAIGQPFPGVSVITSLFLADVRLAEKPETVLTVDGAGDVFAMIASFGDGWYRVMGWNRRHEVPDDAPLDLEEVKDVTRRALGTDYGMHDARWLSRFHSDERQAPEYRVGRVFLAGDAAHIHSPAGGQGMNTGLQDAANLGWKLAAVVKGQASDSLLDTYHAERHPVGKAVLRSSGGLVRLARAQNPVLRAVRAVVSALANAAAPARAKALAQLTGIGYRYPAPRGAHRLVGTRVPDIVLDGGHRLYEALRGGRFVLVTPRPAHLPPGAAPDDGADFLPAVEHWAGNRRTAVLVRPDGYVAWAADDAGTDVLETALASRYLTAR; encoded by the coding sequence ATGAACGGCACCGACACCGGCGAGAGCACCGGCCGCGCCGCGGGTTACCCGCATCCCGTGATCGTCGTCGGCGCCGGCCCCACCGGCCTCCTCCTGGCGGGCGACCTCGCCGAGGCCGGAGTCCCCGTCACCCTGCTGGAGAAGCGCCCGCACAGGATCAGCAACCTCTCCCGCGCCTTCGGCGTACACGCCCGCACCCTCGAGCAACTGGACGCCCGCGGCCTCGCCGACGATCTGATCGCCACCGGCAGCACCCTCACCGGGCTCCGGCTCTTCCGCCGCCTCTCCCTCGATCTGAGCACGCTGCCCTCCCGCTTCCCCTTCCTCCTGATCACTCCGCAGTACGAGGTCGAGCGCCTGCTGGAGCGTCGTGCGCAGCGGCTCGGCGTTCGGTTCCAGTACGAGAGTGAACTCCTCGCGCTGCGGCAGGACGCGGACGGCGTCGACATCGACGTCCGCACCGGGGACGGATCGACGGTCACCCGCCGAGCCGTCTACGTCGTCGGGACCGACGGCCACCACAGCGCCGTGCGCCGGGCGATCGGCCAGCCCTTCCCCGGTGTCTCCGTCATCACGTCCCTGTTCCTCGCGGATGTCCGGCTCGCCGAGAAGCCCGAGACCGTGCTGACCGTCGACGGCGCGGGCGACGTGTTCGCGATGATCGCCTCGTTCGGCGACGGCTGGTACCGGGTGATGGGCTGGAACCGCCGCCACGAGGTTCCCGACGACGCACCGCTCGACCTCGAGGAGGTCAAGGACGTCACCCGTCGTGCCCTGGGCACCGACTACGGCATGCACGACGCCCGCTGGCTCTCCCGCTTCCACAGCGACGAACGCCAGGCGCCCGAGTACCGGGTCGGACGGGTCTTCCTCGCCGGTGACGCGGCGCACATCCACTCACCGGCCGGCGGGCAGGGCATGAACACCGGCCTGCAGGACGCGGCGAACCTCGGCTGGAAACTCGCGGCCGTCGTCAAGGGGCAGGCGTCCGACAGCCTCCTCGACACCTACCACGCCGAACGCCACCCGGTCGGCAAGGCGGTTCTGCGCAGCAGCGGGGGCCTCGTCCGGCTGGCCCGGGCACAGAATCCGGTTCTGCGCGCGGTACGCGCCGTCGTCTCGGCTCTCGCCAACGCCGCCGCGCCCGCCCGGGCCAAGGCGCTGGCCCAGCTCACCGGCATCGGCTACCGGTATCCCGCCCCGCGAGGCGCCCACCGCCTCGTCGGAACCAGAGTCCCGGACATCGTCCTCGACGGCGGTCACCGCCTGTACGAGGCGCTGCGCGGTGGCCGTTTCGTCCTCGTCACCCCGCGCCCCGCGCACCTTCCGCCCGGCGCCGCCCCGGACGACGGAGCCGACTTCCTGCCGGCCGTCGAGCACTGGGCCGGCAACCGTCGTACGGCCGTGCTCGTCCGCCCCGACGGATACGTCGCCTGGGCGGCGGACGACGCCGGCACCGATGTCCTGGAGACCGCCCTGGCCTCCCGATATCTCACCGCCCGCTGA
- the sigJ gene encoding RNA polymerase sigma factor SigJ: protein MSEDFPAGSAEFGGAERDESRALDSVMAERHRLLSLAFRMTGTLADAEDVVQETYARWYRLEPEQRDEIAVPAAWLMRVASRISLDLLGSARARRETYVGQWLPEPVPADLFADTAKAPLNSGHLAADPLERVTLDDAVSMALLTVLEAMTPAERVTFVLHDVFGVPFDEIAAVVGRSAAATRQLATSARRHVRRGRRAQVSPHQHDEVVRAFRDATVGGDIEELLRVLAPDVELRVDGGGFVNAAPQVIRGSDHVARWFLGVWRKQPALRLERRDTADGLGYILRAEGHRYGMATFDVGDDGVTSVWLMLNPMKLTNWPLDQQRPPQ from the coding sequence GTGTCGGAAGATTTCCCTGCCGGATCAGCGGAGTTCGGAGGAGCCGAGCGTGACGAATCACGGGCTCTCGATTCGGTTATGGCGGAGCGACATCGCCTGCTGTCGCTGGCCTTTCGCATGACGGGCACCCTGGCCGACGCCGAGGACGTCGTGCAGGAGACATATGCGAGGTGGTATCGCCTCGAGCCCGAGCAACGCGACGAGATCGCCGTGCCTGCGGCATGGCTGATGCGAGTTGCGAGCCGCATCTCACTCGACCTGCTGGGTTCCGCACGGGCACGGCGGGAGACGTACGTCGGGCAATGGCTACCGGAGCCAGTTCCGGCTGATCTCTTTGCGGACACGGCGAAGGCGCCACTGAACTCCGGTCATCTCGCTGCTGATCCGCTTGAACGTGTCACCCTCGATGATGCCGTCAGCATGGCATTGCTGACGGTCCTTGAGGCCATGACCCCAGCGGAGCGAGTGACATTCGTACTGCATGATGTGTTCGGCGTCCCGTTTGACGAGATCGCGGCTGTGGTAGGGCGTTCAGCGGCGGCAACAAGGCAATTGGCAACGTCCGCGCGCCGCCATGTGCGGCGAGGAAGACGCGCACAGGTTTCTCCACATCAGCATGACGAGGTTGTTCGGGCATTCCGTGACGCAACGGTGGGCGGGGACATCGAGGAGCTGCTCCGCGTGTTGGCTCCGGACGTCGAACTGCGAGTGGACGGCGGCGGCTTCGTCAATGCCGCGCCTCAGGTCATCCGTGGGTCGGATCATGTGGCCCGGTGGTTCTTGGGAGTGTGGCGCAAGCAGCCCGCCCTTCGTCTTGAGCGACGCGATACAGCTGACGGTCTCGGTTACATTCTGCGAGCTGAGGGACATCGATACGGAATGGCTACCTTCGACGTCGGTGATGACGGCGTCACGAGCGTGTGGCTGATGCTGAACCCTATGAAGCTGACGAATTGGCCACTCGACCAACAGCGGCCACCACAGTGA
- the abc-f gene encoding ribosomal protection-like ABC-F family protein, whose product MPTQITARSVSKSYNGRLVLDAVTCTLTTGERTGIIGENGSGKTTLLRLLAGVEQPDSGTVTVQADGGIGHLPQDARLPAHHTVQQAVDDALSDLRAMQARMRRLEAAMATDQTPSSNSRVLAEYGDLLTAFELRGGYEADARVERALHGLGLTHLPRDRPIGDLSGGEQVRLRLAALLAASPEVLLLDEPTNHLDDHALTWLEDHLRTRPGTTVAVSHDRTFLDRVTTTLLEVDADRRTVTRYGNGYAGHIAEKAAARRRWEQEHADWEADVAAQREAAAVTARRVAPGRAMKDGNKMAYDRAAGRVQQSVAGRIRNAEERLRRLLADPVPKPPEPLSFTPTPPSAGRLSGTVLEASGVAVTGRLARTDLTVKAGDRLLITGANGTGKSTLLRVLVGRLTPDTGRITRRGRIGHLPQEPAPGRPGETVLEAYARGLPGHPEDHAERLLALGLFTSERLAARVTELSTGQRRRLALARLLSRPSDVLLLDEPTNHLSPALVEDLEQALADYPGTVLLVSHDRRLRSRWTGTQLTLPARDTTAPPTD is encoded by the coding sequence GTGCCCACGCAGATCACCGCCCGCTCCGTCTCGAAGTCGTACAACGGCCGCCTCGTCCTCGACGCGGTCACCTGCACCCTCACCACGGGTGAACGCACCGGCATCATCGGGGAGAACGGCTCGGGCAAGACCACCCTTCTCCGCCTGCTGGCCGGCGTCGAACAGCCCGACAGCGGCACCGTCACCGTCCAGGCGGACGGTGGCATCGGCCACCTCCCGCAGGACGCCCGCCTGCCCGCCCACCACACCGTCCAGCAGGCCGTCGACGACGCCTTGAGCGACCTGCGCGCCATGCAGGCCCGTATGCGCCGCCTGGAAGCCGCCATGGCCACCGACCAGACCCCGAGCAGCAACTCCCGCGTGCTGGCCGAGTACGGCGACCTGCTCACCGCGTTCGAACTGCGCGGCGGCTACGAGGCCGACGCCCGTGTCGAGCGCGCTCTGCACGGCCTGGGCCTGACCCACCTGCCCCGCGACCGCCCCATCGGTGACCTCTCCGGAGGCGAACAGGTCCGCCTCCGCCTGGCCGCACTCCTGGCCGCATCCCCTGAGGTGCTGCTGCTCGACGAGCCGACCAACCACCTCGACGACCACGCCCTGACCTGGCTGGAGGATCACCTGCGCACCCGGCCCGGCACCACGGTCGCGGTGTCCCACGACCGCACCTTCCTCGACCGCGTCACGACCACCCTCCTCGAGGTCGACGCCGACCGCCGCACCGTCACCCGCTACGGCAACGGCTACGCCGGCCACATCGCGGAGAAGGCCGCCGCCCGCCGCCGCTGGGAACAGGAACACGCCGACTGGGAGGCGGACGTGGCCGCGCAACGGGAGGCCGCCGCGGTCACCGCCCGCCGGGTCGCCCCCGGCCGTGCGATGAAGGACGGCAACAAGATGGCCTACGACCGTGCCGCCGGCCGTGTCCAGCAGTCCGTCGCCGGCAGGATCCGCAACGCCGAGGAACGCCTGCGCCGCCTGCTCGCCGACCCGGTTCCGAAGCCGCCCGAGCCACTGAGCTTCACCCCCACCCCACCCTCGGCCGGCCGCCTCTCCGGCACCGTCCTGGAGGCATCCGGCGTCGCCGTCACCGGTCGCCTCGCCCGCACCGACCTCACCGTCAAGGCCGGGGACCGCCTCCTGATCACCGGAGCCAACGGAACCGGCAAGAGCACCCTGCTACGCGTGCTGGTCGGCCGGCTCACCCCGGACACCGGCCGGATCACCCGCCGAGGCCGGATCGGTCACCTCCCGCAGGAGCCGGCGCCCGGCAGGCCGGGGGAGACGGTACTGGAGGCCTACGCCCGCGGCCTCCCCGGCCACCCCGAAGACCACGCCGAACGCCTCCTCGCCCTGGGCCTGTTCACCTCCGAACGCCTCGCGGCCCGCGTCACCGAACTGTCCACCGGCCAGCGCCGGCGCCTGGCGCTCGCCCGCCTGCTCAGTCGCCCCAGCGACGTGCTCCTGCTGGACGAACCCACCAACCACCTCTCCCCGGCCCTCGTCGAGGACCTGGAACAAGCCCTGGCCGACTACCCCGGCACGGTCCTGCTCGTCTCCCACGACCGCCGCCTCCGCAGCCGTTGGACAGGCACCCAGCTGACCCTGCCCGCACGCGACACCACCGCACCACCGACCGATTGA
- a CDS encoding glycerophosphodiester phosphodiesterase, translated as MPRTSLMSPPARTARPRRAPRSRVALLASVLLAVSLPTVASAEDSPPSADADTPAGRVVLSTDFSGTSLPQGFKAVEGAWQVKDGRLYGSSANASQLSRITFGEHLNDFRIEVTARFESAVDAARWTAMGLDLPANGAVPWSIATMRTGTTAANGLEFAQRTPANAWNVTDTHAAPYAAGTGRDVKIAAEVHGTKAVWYFDGKEVTRTSKVARSADGVQGLLVNGASASYDDLKVTELPPQSYIRAAGAPLTVIAHRGASSAAPENTLASQEIARRGGADFVENDVQPSKDGVPYVLHDGTVDRTTDGSGAVRSLTSAQIDALDAGSWFAPHYKGARVPTLAAQLDDLRTRGGDLLLEIKGAHTKDEVATIVDTIRDHGMTGRVFVQSFEVDALRYTHELAPDLPLGLLRSTLDADPVALAKELHLAAYNPEDGALSKKPSVISDLHKAGVAVMVWTVDSADRWKALESAGVDGVITNRPTELNGWNSAFRQSRSVPPAKPAVRITSPAADAVLDRAQSPVPTVQSDNSSSVTLTLDGRSVPAGKPLELATLATGPHTLRAVASGEGGTAEDTMTFTLKATPTGLAHLIFTSGAKDSAVGSMTAMLGLKQYSVLATWAKVQSGKSLSKERAALIAEDARALATAH; from the coding sequence ATGCCACGCACTTCACTCATGTCCCCGCCGGCCCGCACCGCGCGCCCGCGGCGTGCTCCGCGGTCCCGCGTCGCGCTCCTCGCCTCCGTACTGCTCGCCGTGTCCCTCCCCACGGTCGCCAGTGCCGAGGACTCGCCCCCGTCCGCCGACGCCGACACACCGGCAGGCCGAGTGGTCCTCTCCACCGACTTCTCCGGGACCTCACTGCCTCAGGGTTTCAAGGCCGTGGAGGGCGCCTGGCAGGTCAAGGACGGTCGTTTGTACGGCAGTTCCGCGAACGCCTCGCAGCTGAGCCGGATCACCTTCGGCGAACACCTCAACGACTTCCGTATCGAGGTCACCGCTCGTTTCGAGTCGGCCGTCGACGCCGCGCGCTGGACCGCCATGGGGCTCGACCTGCCGGCGAACGGAGCCGTCCCGTGGTCCATCGCGACCATGCGGACCGGCACCACCGCGGCCAACGGCCTGGAGTTCGCCCAGCGCACCCCGGCGAACGCCTGGAATGTCACCGACACCCACGCGGCGCCGTACGCCGCGGGCACCGGCAGGGACGTCAAGATAGCTGCCGAGGTGCACGGCACCAAGGCCGTCTGGTACTTCGACGGCAAGGAGGTCACGCGGACCTCCAAGGTCGCCCGATCCGCCGACGGCGTCCAGGGCCTGCTGGTCAACGGGGCCTCGGCCTCCTACGACGACCTCAAGGTGACGGAGCTTCCGCCGCAGAGCTACATCCGTGCGGCCGGGGCGCCGCTGACCGTCATCGCCCATCGTGGCGCCTCCTCGGCCGCCCCCGAGAACACCCTGGCGTCGCAGGAGATCGCCCGCCGGGGCGGTGCCGACTTCGTCGAGAACGACGTCCAGCCCAGCAAGGACGGCGTGCCGTACGTCCTCCACGACGGCACCGTGGACCGCACCACCGACGGCAGCGGTGCCGTCCGGTCGCTGACGTCCGCGCAGATCGACGCGCTCGACGCCGGCTCCTGGTTCGCTCCGCATTACAAGGGGGCGCGGGTCCCGACGCTGGCGGCCCAGCTGGACGACCTGCGCACGCGTGGCGGCGACCTTCTGCTGGAGATCAAGGGCGCGCACACGAAGGACGAGGTGGCCACCATCGTGGACACCATCCGCGACCACGGTATGACCGGACGCGTGTTCGTGCAGAGCTTCGAGGTGGACGCCCTGCGCTACACCCACGAACTCGCTCCCGACCTGCCGCTCGGCCTGCTGCGCAGCACCCTGGACGCCGACCCGGTCGCCCTTGCGAAGGAACTGCACCTCGCCGCGTACAACCCGGAGGACGGTGCGCTCAGCAAGAAGCCGTCCGTCATCTCCGACCTGCACAAGGCCGGTGTGGCCGTGATGGTGTGGACCGTGGACTCCGCCGACCGTTGGAAGGCACTGGAGAGTGCGGGTGTTGACGGCGTCATCACCAACCGGCCGACCGAACTGAACGGATGGAACAGCGCGTTCCGGCAGAGTCGGTCGGTGCCCCCGGCCAAGCCCGCGGTCCGCATCACCTCCCCCGCCGCCGACGCCGTGCTGGACCGTGCGCAGTCGCCGGTTCCGACGGTGCAGAGCGACAACAGCTCGTCGGTGACGCTCACTCTCGACGGCCGCTCCGTCCCGGCCGGCAAGCCCCTGGAGCTGGCCACCCTCGCCACCGGACCGCACACCCTGCGCGCCGTGGCATCGGGCGAGGGCGGCACCGCCGAGGACACGATGACCTTCACCCTCAAGGCCACACCGACAGGCTTGGCCCACCTCATCTTCACCTCGGGCGCCAAGGACTCCGCCGTCGGCTCGATGACGGCCATGCTCGGACTCAAGCAGTATTCGGTGCTGGCCACCTGGGCGAAGGTGCAGTCGGGCAAGTCCCTGAGCAAGGAGCGGGCGGCACTCATCGCCGAGGACGCCCGCGCCCTCGCCACCGCCCACTGA
- a CDS encoding PadR family transcriptional regulator translates to MSERPLQEPTLLILTALADRPRHGYAVTQEVKALSEGRVVLRTGTLYGALDRLLKDGLIEVHREEIVDGRARKVYALAAPGRETLSAAAERMAATAREATRRLGVSGRTVPQA, encoded by the coding sequence ATGAGCGAGCGTCCGCTGCAGGAGCCGACCCTGCTGATCCTCACGGCACTGGCCGACCGGCCGCGCCACGGCTACGCCGTCACACAGGAGGTCAAGGCGCTGTCCGAGGGCCGTGTCGTCCTGCGCACCGGCACGCTCTACGGCGCCCTCGACCGCCTCCTGAAGGACGGCCTGATCGAGGTGCACCGCGAGGAGATCGTCGACGGGCGGGCCCGAAAGGTCTACGCCCTCGCCGCGCCCGGGCGGGAGACGCTGTCGGCGGCGGCCGAGCGGATGGCGGCGACGGCCCGCGAGGCCACCCGCCGGCTCGGGGTCTCCGGCCGTACGGTGCCACAGGCGTGA
- a CDS encoding TetR/AcrR family transcriptional regulator: MTAGGAASAKPGTAEGADGAGEGGRGGGAVVRRPGGRSARIRGHVLRAVRELLVERGYDALSVDAVAERAAVHRTTVYRRWRDVGGLLADVLDAAGSDGWQPPDTGTLEGDLAALNSEVEAGLTGEPVTAALIAASFRSPEAASALRRFWEDRYARCAVVVERGVARGECPAGTCARRVLVASTAPVYQQVLLMRGGDDPLLARQAARGAALAAAGGVFFGGRQG; the protein is encoded by the coding sequence ATGACGGCAGGGGGCGCGGCAAGCGCGAAACCCGGAACGGCCGAGGGAGCCGACGGGGCGGGCGAGGGAGGCCGGGGCGGCGGGGCCGTGGTGCGGCGGCCGGGCGGGCGCAGCGCGCGCATCCGGGGGCACGTACTGCGGGCTGTGCGGGAGTTGCTCGTGGAGCGGGGGTACGACGCGTTGAGTGTGGACGCGGTCGCCGAGCGGGCCGCCGTGCACCGCACGACCGTCTACCGGCGCTGGCGTGACGTGGGCGGACTGCTCGCCGACGTCCTCGACGCCGCCGGCAGCGACGGCTGGCAGCCGCCCGACACCGGCACCCTCGAAGGCGACCTGGCCGCCCTCAACTCCGAGGTCGAGGCCGGCCTCACCGGTGAACCTGTCACCGCCGCGCTGATCGCCGCTTCCTTCCGCTCCCCCGAGGCGGCTTCGGCTCTCCGGCGGTTCTGGGAGGACCGGTACGCGCGGTGCGCGGTCGTGGTGGAGCGGGGCGTGGCGCGGGGCGAGTGCCCCGCAGGGACGTGTGCGAGAAGGGTGCTCGTCGCCTCCACGGCACCGGTCTATCAACAGGTCCTGCTCATGCGGGGCGGCGACGATCCCCTCCTCGCGCGACAGGCGGCACGGGGCGCGGCGCTGGCCGCGGCGGGCGGGGTCTTCTTCGGCGGGCGGCAGGGGTAG